In Ostrea edulis chromosome 6, xbOstEdul1.1, whole genome shotgun sequence, a single window of DNA contains:
- the LOC130046304 gene encoding small conductance calcium-activated potassium channel protein 2-like, which translates to MSGDFTLENQCLPLVDRTNGKYTKYVDKEESDGVFSLKSGMSVGERLTVREKLLKRRQRIVDVQLAMALLGFILMLVENEMYFLGYITKSSTMSVVLKSLVSLSTVVLLAAIIVYHMTEIKLRMTENHLNDWRLVVTFPYTYFQIFLELMICFPHPLPFDTSFRISGLKGQTVYASSDALMSILMILRSYLIGRMLVVHNKFISGTATQGLGALNKVKIDAFFLFKALMSSNPGSVLIVLMIFILLVNSWAMRTCETFYQLEKDNSDYWNMMWMVSVTFLTIGYGDLYPVSLCGRFVSVATGLMGVGTTALLITVLAHKLEQTRAEKYVYNFVMRAQRDKEKKMAAADVIKNWIHLCRLRRCNNVIDDKQIRVHGKLQQAIRVMREARNQQDSIGESTIGFIEISKVIRDVEQKTEAVQQSMKDVKNELLQVQRTSRDLQLKLHDIHQVLVFGHTK; encoded by the coding sequence ATGAGTGGAGACTTTACCCTAGAAAATCAATGTTTGCCTTTAGTAGACAGAACCAACGGAAAATATACGAAGTACGTTGACAAGGAAGAGAGTGATGGGGTGTTTAGTTTGAAGTCAGGGATGAGCGTAGGAGAACGACTGACGGTAAGAGAGAAATTACTAAAACGAAGGCAAAGGATCGTGGATGTTCAACTCGCAATGGCTCTTCTTGGTTTCATATTGATGCTTGtggaaaatgaaatgtattttctAGGATATATCACAAAATCTTCTACGATGTCCGTTGTCCTAAAATCTCTGGTGTCATTATCCACCGTTGTGCTGCTTGCCGCCATTATTGTTTATCACATGACAGAAATAAAACTGCGCATGACAGAAAATCACTTAAATGACTGGAGATTGGTAGTGACATTCCCTTACACCTACTTTCAGATTTTTcttgaattaatgatatgcTTTCCTCACCCTTTGCCATTTGATACTTCTTTTCGAATCTCTGGACTAAAAGGTCAAACGGTTTACGCTTCATCTGATGCGCTCATGTCAATCTTAATGATTTTACGTTCTTATCTGATTGGCAGAATGCTTGTAGTTCACAATAAGTTTATATCAGGAACAGCAACACAGGGCCTGGGGGCTTTGAACAAAGTCAAAATTGACGCATTTTTCCTGTTCAAAGCACTAATGTCATCAAATCCCGGAAGCGTTTTAATAGTCCTTATGATTTTTATATTACTCGTCAACTCATGGGCCATGAGAACCTGCGAGACTTTCTATCAACTGGAGAAAGACAACTCGGACTACTGGAATATGATGTGGATGGTATCAGTGACATTTCTAACTATAGGATATGGTGACCTGTACCCCGTTAGTCTCTGTGGACGATTCGTGTCCGTGGCCACTGGTCTGATGGGTGTCGGGACCACTGCGCTTCTAATCACTGTGCTAGCTCATAAATTAGAACAGACACGGGCTGAAAAGTACGTATACAACTTCGTCATGAGGGCACAGAGagataaagaaaagaaaatggcCGCCGCTGACGTCATCAAGAACTGGATACATCTATGTCGTCTGAGAAGATGTAATAACGTTATTGATGACAAGCAAATTCGCGTACATGGTAAACTACAACAGGCCATACGTGTCATGAGGGAAGCACGGAACCAGCAAGATTCCATCGGGGAGTCTACCATTGGATTCATCGAGATAAGTAAGGTGATCAGAGATGTAGAGCAGAAGACAGAGGCGGTGCAACAATCCATGAAGGACGTGAAGAACGAACTGCTGCAAGTACAGAGGACATCCAGAGACTTGCAGTTAAAGCTTCATGATATACACCAAGTGTTGGTTTTCGGTCATACAAAATAA